One window of Acipenser ruthenus chromosome 17, fAciRut3.2 maternal haplotype, whole genome shotgun sequence genomic DNA carries:
- the LOC117423135 gene encoding phosphoinositide 3-kinase regulatory subunit 6-like isoform X3 translates to MEPKANSEVTDAMESDLLRSVHAILLELDGHHTASQFNRGMLRWTLHKKIERNPANNSTLVKIVVKELERAERSDNKLHIIPLLHTLMYAILQAVYIPDDLYKRVYEFCKRLLTLPQPYCTVGLSHAIRVKSERLTPGVLYQRMVLSEQNIKNEQYQYLEKVFVFADPALLSMEMSAALSSEIESASTCRSHMSYMCDVIVHTMQAALGDSCDAPTLECMLKAKGQDTIELCFREVVATVEVCAEEAGGNHSLYTGRLQQLYTTIVSSANPDGQSSSTLFGIPLPNPEISFHLWREDELLWKELAKFTRSAPSSEVLSSDSASFEMPDPVSDLTSSELLRLSILSTDSGIERDLPPSELPAVSEEPSAGRSEQEQGRLFRKGGIKMKPSVSDGMALLQDTLEETGASPPGKLQRRAGSHGLPGGRQQKLYTARIVVLGDDRIVGRLAKAYYSLRKRDARRPFLTQKLNLQIYYIPVTHEEYSFTKENTPTAGSDLCQLAAYLGRVDPWYENNIRSLCQMIPKLAKMKSCSGKSSEANPFLTDVISYYVRMGLQPVYFCIYSVKMAFTCLTKEHVEDVFVTQLQIDIPECMGFSGTMKGSNCGAMMTISYKKASLSNREVEKGLSLRTSGLVMRAIPTCETEDLDCLTVSFSEGSKVKAGVDGKIRTCNIKIRTLERKPFTVCLDQDYRRIFKNVASIEVSPCLEPGYVMQKMQNSRFSVSDQEDIGLTKYMSKVLPLPINTFAGIIQ, encoded by the exons ATGGAGCCAAAAG CTAACTCTGAGGTCACTGACGCTATGGAGTCGGATCTTCTTCGCAGTGTCCACGCGATCCTGCTGGAGTTAGACGGGCATCATACGGCTTCTCAGTTCAACAGAG GAATGCTGAGATGGACCTTGCACAAGAAAATTGAAAGGAACCCCGCCAACAACAGCACCTTGGTTAAAATTGTTGTTAAAGAGCTAGAGAGG GCAGAGAGGTCTGATAATAAACTTCACATTATTCCTCTCCTTCACACACTCATGTACGCTATATTACAG GCCGTTTACATTCCAGATGACCTGTACAAGAGGGTTTATGAATTCTGTAAAAGATTACTGACGCTGCCTCAGCCCTACTGCACAGTTGGACTCAGCCATGCAATCCGTGTAAAAAGTGAAAGACTGACCCCAG GTGTTCTGTACCAGAGAATGGTCCTTTctgaacaaaacattaaaaatgaacaataccaGTACCTTGAAAA GGTGTTCGTGTTTGCAGACCCTGCCCTGTTATCAATGGAGATGAGCGCGGCTCTCAGCAGTGAGATCGAGTCAGCCAGCACCTGCAGGAGCCACATGAGCTACATGTGTGATGTCATCGTGCACACCATGCAGGCTGCGCTGGGGGACAGCTGTGACGCCCCGACTCTGGAGTGCATGCTGAAG GCGAAAGGCCAAGACACGATTGAGCTGTGTTTCCGGGAAGTGGTGGCGACTGTGGAGGTGTGTGCAGAGGAAGCTGGAGGAAACCACAGCTTGTACACAGGCAGGCTGCAACAGCTCTACACAACCATCGTCAGCTCTGCAAACCCAG ATGGACAGTCCAGTAGCACACTTTTTGGCATTCCACTCCCCAACCCTGAAATCAGCTTTCACCTTTGGAGAGAGGACGAGCTTTTGT GGAAAGAACTTGCAAAATTCACCAGGTCAGCGCCCTCCAGCGAAGTTCTCTCCAGTGACTCTGCATCGTTTGAGATGCCAGACCCCGTATCGGACCTCACCTCCAGCGAGCTCCTGCGGCTCTCGATCCTGTCGACGGACAGCGGCATCGAGAGAGACCTGCCCCCCAGCGAGCTGCCGGCCGTCAGCGAGGAGCCCTCTGCTGGCCGCAGTGAGCAGGAGCAGGGGAGGCTGTTCAGGAAGGGTGGGATTAAGATGAAGCCCTCGGTGTCGGACGGCATGGCTCTGCTGCAAGACACCCTGGAGGAGACAGGTGCGAGCCCCCCGGGGAAGCTGCAGAGGAGAGCGGGGAGCCATGGGTTACCAGGCGGCAGACAGCAGAAGCTCTACACAGCTCGCATTGTGGTGCTGGGCGACGACAGGATTGTAGGAAGACTTGCAAAGGCCTACTACTCACTAAG GAAAAGAGACGCAAGAAGACCGTTTCTGACGCAAAAACTGAACCTGCAGATTTACTACATACCGGTAACTCACGAAGAGTACTCTTTCACCAAG GAAAATACTCCAACTGCAGGAAGTGATCTGTGTCAGCTGGCTGCGTATCTGGGCAGGGTTGATCCGTGGTATGAAAACAACATCAGAAGTCTCTGCCAAATGATACCCAAGCTGGCAAAAATG AAATCCTGCTCTGGTAAGTCCTCAGAGGCAAACCCTTTCCTCACCGATGTCATCTCCTACTACGTGCGAATGGGGCTGCAGCCTGTCTACTTCTGCATATACTCAGTCAAG ATGGCATTTACCTGCCTGACCAAAGAACACGTAGAGGATGTGTTTGTCACCCAGCTCCAGATTGACATCCCGGAATGTATGGGCTTTTCAGGTACAATGAAAGGAA gtaattgTGGAGCAATGATGACGATCTCCTACAAAAAG GCATCTCTAAGCAACAGGGAAGTTGAAAAGGGGCTGTCGTTACGAACTTCTGGGTTGGTTATGAGAGCTATTCCCACCTGCGAAACTGAAG ACCTTGACTGTCTGACTGTGAGCTTCTCTGAGGGGTCTAAGGTGAAGGCAGGTGTG GACGGCAAGATTAGAACCTGCAATATTAAAATCAGGACGCTTGAACGAAAACCTTTCACTGTTTGTCTTGACCAGGACTACCGGAGGATCTTTAAGAACGTTGCAAG catTGAAGTATCGCCATGCTTGGAGCCTGGTTACGTTATGCAGAAAATGCAGAATTCAAGATTCAGTGTGTCTGACCAAGAAGACATCGGACTGACCAAATACATGTCCAAGGTGCTTCCCCTGCCAATCAACACGTTTGCCGGGATCATACAATGA
- the LOC117423135 gene encoding phosphoinositide 3-kinase regulatory subunit 6-like isoform X4: protein MESDLLRSVHAILLELDGHHTASQFNRGMLRWTLHKKIERNPANNSTLVKIVVKELERAERSDNKLHIIPLLHTLMYAILQAVYIPDDLYKRVYEFCKRLLTLPQPYCTVGLSHAIRVKSERLTPGVLYQRMVLSEQNIKNEQYQYLEKVFVFADPALLSMEMSAALSSEIESASTCRSHMSYMCDVIVHTMQAALGDSCDAPTLECMLKAKGQDTIELCFREVVATVEVCAEEAGGNHSLYTGRLQQLYTTIVSSANPDGQSSSTLFGIPLPNPEISFHLWREDELLWKELAKFTRSAPSSEVLSSDSASFEMPDPVSDLTSSELLRLSILSTDSGIERDLPPSELPAVSEEPSAGRSEQEQGRLFRKGGIKMKPSVSDGMALLQDTLEETGASPPGKLQRRAGSHGLPGGRQQKLYTARIVVLGDDRIVGRLAKAYYSLRKRDARRPFLTQKLNLQIYYIPVTHEEYSFTKENTPTAGSDLCQLAAYLGRVDPWYENNIRSLCQMIPKLAKMKSCSGKSSEANPFLTDVISYYVRMGLQPVYFCIYSVKMAFTCLTKEHVEDVFVTQLQIDIPECMGFSGTMKGSNCGAMMTISYKKASLSNREVEKGLSLRTSGLVMRAIPTCETEDLDCLTVSFSEGSKVKAGVDGKIRTCNIKIRTLERKPFTVCLDQDYRRIFKNVASIEVSPCLEPGYVMQKMQNSRFSVSDQEDIGLTKYMSKVLPLPINTFAGIIQ from the exons ATGGAGTCGGATCTTCTTCGCAGTGTCCACGCGATCCTGCTGGAGTTAGACGGGCATCATACGGCTTCTCAGTTCAACAGAG GAATGCTGAGATGGACCTTGCACAAGAAAATTGAAAGGAACCCCGCCAACAACAGCACCTTGGTTAAAATTGTTGTTAAAGAGCTAGAGAGG GCAGAGAGGTCTGATAATAAACTTCACATTATTCCTCTCCTTCACACACTCATGTACGCTATATTACAG GCCGTTTACATTCCAGATGACCTGTACAAGAGGGTTTATGAATTCTGTAAAAGATTACTGACGCTGCCTCAGCCCTACTGCACAGTTGGACTCAGCCATGCAATCCGTGTAAAAAGTGAAAGACTGACCCCAG GTGTTCTGTACCAGAGAATGGTCCTTTctgaacaaaacattaaaaatgaacaataccaGTACCTTGAAAA GGTGTTCGTGTTTGCAGACCCTGCCCTGTTATCAATGGAGATGAGCGCGGCTCTCAGCAGTGAGATCGAGTCAGCCAGCACCTGCAGGAGCCACATGAGCTACATGTGTGATGTCATCGTGCACACCATGCAGGCTGCGCTGGGGGACAGCTGTGACGCCCCGACTCTGGAGTGCATGCTGAAG GCGAAAGGCCAAGACACGATTGAGCTGTGTTTCCGGGAAGTGGTGGCGACTGTGGAGGTGTGTGCAGAGGAAGCTGGAGGAAACCACAGCTTGTACACAGGCAGGCTGCAACAGCTCTACACAACCATCGTCAGCTCTGCAAACCCAG ATGGACAGTCCAGTAGCACACTTTTTGGCATTCCACTCCCCAACCCTGAAATCAGCTTTCACCTTTGGAGAGAGGACGAGCTTTTGT GGAAAGAACTTGCAAAATTCACCAGGTCAGCGCCCTCCAGCGAAGTTCTCTCCAGTGACTCTGCATCGTTTGAGATGCCAGACCCCGTATCGGACCTCACCTCCAGCGAGCTCCTGCGGCTCTCGATCCTGTCGACGGACAGCGGCATCGAGAGAGACCTGCCCCCCAGCGAGCTGCCGGCCGTCAGCGAGGAGCCCTCTGCTGGCCGCAGTGAGCAGGAGCAGGGGAGGCTGTTCAGGAAGGGTGGGATTAAGATGAAGCCCTCGGTGTCGGACGGCATGGCTCTGCTGCAAGACACCCTGGAGGAGACAGGTGCGAGCCCCCCGGGGAAGCTGCAGAGGAGAGCGGGGAGCCATGGGTTACCAGGCGGCAGACAGCAGAAGCTCTACACAGCTCGCATTGTGGTGCTGGGCGACGACAGGATTGTAGGAAGACTTGCAAAGGCCTACTACTCACTAAG GAAAAGAGACGCAAGAAGACCGTTTCTGACGCAAAAACTGAACCTGCAGATTTACTACATACCGGTAACTCACGAAGAGTACTCTTTCACCAAG GAAAATACTCCAACTGCAGGAAGTGATCTGTGTCAGCTGGCTGCGTATCTGGGCAGGGTTGATCCGTGGTATGAAAACAACATCAGAAGTCTCTGCCAAATGATACCCAAGCTGGCAAAAATG AAATCCTGCTCTGGTAAGTCCTCAGAGGCAAACCCTTTCCTCACCGATGTCATCTCCTACTACGTGCGAATGGGGCTGCAGCCTGTCTACTTCTGCATATACTCAGTCAAG ATGGCATTTACCTGCCTGACCAAAGAACACGTAGAGGATGTGTTTGTCACCCAGCTCCAGATTGACATCCCGGAATGTATGGGCTTTTCAGGTACAATGAAAGGAA gtaattgTGGAGCAATGATGACGATCTCCTACAAAAAG GCATCTCTAAGCAACAGGGAAGTTGAAAAGGGGCTGTCGTTACGAACTTCTGGGTTGGTTATGAGAGCTATTCCCACCTGCGAAACTGAAG ACCTTGACTGTCTGACTGTGAGCTTCTCTGAGGGGTCTAAGGTGAAGGCAGGTGTG GACGGCAAGATTAGAACCTGCAATATTAAAATCAGGACGCTTGAACGAAAACCTTTCACTGTTTGTCTTGACCAGGACTACCGGAGGATCTTTAAGAACGTTGCAAG catTGAAGTATCGCCATGCTTGGAGCCTGGTTACGTTATGCAGAAAATGCAGAATTCAAGATTCAGTGTGTCTGACCAAGAAGACATCGGACTGACCAAATACATGTCCAAGGTGCTTCCCCTGCCAATCAACACGTTTGCCGGGATCATACAATGA
- the LOC117423135 gene encoding phosphoinositide 3-kinase regulatory subunit 6-like isoform X1, with the protein MLRWTLHKKIERNPANNSTLVKIVVKELERAERSDNKLHIIPLLHTLMYAILQAVYIPDDLYKRVYEFCKRLLTLPQPYCTVGLSHAIRVKSERLTPGVLYQRMVLSEQNIKNEQYQYLEKVFVFADPALLSMEMSAALSSEIESASTCRSHMSYMCDVIVHTMQAALGDSCDAPTLECMLKAKGQDTIELCFREVVATVEVCAEEAGGNHSLYTGRLQQLYTTIVSSANPDGQSSSTLFGIPLPNPEISFHLWREDELLWKELAKFTRSAPSSEVLSSDSASFEMPDPVSDLTSSELLRLSILSTDSGIERDLPPSELPAVSEEPSAGRSEQEQGRLFRKGGIKMKPSVSDGMALLQDTLEETGASPPGKLQRRAGSHGLPGGRQQKLYTARIVVLGDDRIVGRLAKAYYSLRKRDARRPFLTQKLNLQIYYIPVTHEEYSFTKENTPTAGSDLCQLAAYLGRVDPWYENNIRSLCQMIPKLAKMKSCSGKSSEANPFLTDVISYYVRMGLQPVYFCIYSVKMAFTCLTKEHVEDVFVTQLQIDIPECMGFSGTMKGSNCGAMMTISYKKASLSNREVEKGLSLRTSGLVMRAIPTCETEDLDCLTVSFSEGSKVKAGVDGKIRTCNIKIRTLERKPFTVCLDQDYRRIFKNVASIEVSPCLEPGYVMQKMQNSRFSVSDQEDIGLTKYMSKVLPLPINTFAGIIQ; encoded by the exons ATGCTGAGATGGACCTTGCACAAGAAAATTGAAAGGAACCCCGCCAACAACAGCACCTTGGTTAAAATTGTTGTTAAAGAGCTAGAGAGG GCAGAGAGGTCTGATAATAAACTTCACATTATTCCTCTCCTTCACACACTCATGTACGCTATATTACAG GCCGTTTACATTCCAGATGACCTGTACAAGAGGGTTTATGAATTCTGTAAAAGATTACTGACGCTGCCTCAGCCCTACTGCACAGTTGGACTCAGCCATGCAATCCGTGTAAAAAGTGAAAGACTGACCCCAG GTGTTCTGTACCAGAGAATGGTCCTTTctgaacaaaacattaaaaatgaacaataccaGTACCTTGAAAA GGTGTTCGTGTTTGCAGACCCTGCCCTGTTATCAATGGAGATGAGCGCGGCTCTCAGCAGTGAGATCGAGTCAGCCAGCACCTGCAGGAGCCACATGAGCTACATGTGTGATGTCATCGTGCACACCATGCAGGCTGCGCTGGGGGACAGCTGTGACGCCCCGACTCTGGAGTGCATGCTGAAG GCGAAAGGCCAAGACACGATTGAGCTGTGTTTCCGGGAAGTGGTGGCGACTGTGGAGGTGTGTGCAGAGGAAGCTGGAGGAAACCACAGCTTGTACACAGGCAGGCTGCAACAGCTCTACACAACCATCGTCAGCTCTGCAAACCCAG ATGGACAGTCCAGTAGCACACTTTTTGGCATTCCACTCCCCAACCCTGAAATCAGCTTTCACCTTTGGAGAGAGGACGAGCTTTTGT GGAAAGAACTTGCAAAATTCACCAGGTCAGCGCCCTCCAGCGAAGTTCTCTCCAGTGACTCTGCATCGTTTGAGATGCCAGACCCCGTATCGGACCTCACCTCCAGCGAGCTCCTGCGGCTCTCGATCCTGTCGACGGACAGCGGCATCGAGAGAGACCTGCCCCCCAGCGAGCTGCCGGCCGTCAGCGAGGAGCCCTCTGCTGGCCGCAGTGAGCAGGAGCAGGGGAGGCTGTTCAGGAAGGGTGGGATTAAGATGAAGCCCTCGGTGTCGGACGGCATGGCTCTGCTGCAAGACACCCTGGAGGAGACAGGTGCGAGCCCCCCGGGGAAGCTGCAGAGGAGAGCGGGGAGCCATGGGTTACCAGGCGGCAGACAGCAGAAGCTCTACACAGCTCGCATTGTGGTGCTGGGCGACGACAGGATTGTAGGAAGACTTGCAAAGGCCTACTACTCACTAAG GAAAAGAGACGCAAGAAGACCGTTTCTGACGCAAAAACTGAACCTGCAGATTTACTACATACCGGTAACTCACGAAGAGTACTCTTTCACCAAG GAAAATACTCCAACTGCAGGAAGTGATCTGTGTCAGCTGGCTGCGTATCTGGGCAGGGTTGATCCGTGGTATGAAAACAACATCAGAAGTCTCTGCCAAATGATACCCAAGCTGGCAAAAATG AAATCCTGCTCTGGTAAGTCCTCAGAGGCAAACCCTTTCCTCACCGATGTCATCTCCTACTACGTGCGAATGGGGCTGCAGCCTGTCTACTTCTGCATATACTCAGTCAAG ATGGCATTTACCTGCCTGACCAAAGAACACGTAGAGGATGTGTTTGTCACCCAGCTCCAGATTGACATCCCGGAATGTATGGGCTTTTCAGGTACAATGAAAGGAA gtaattgTGGAGCAATGATGACGATCTCCTACAAAAAG GCATCTCTAAGCAACAGGGAAGTTGAAAAGGGGCTGTCGTTACGAACTTCTGGGTTGGTTATGAGAGCTATTCCCACCTGCGAAACTGAAG ACCTTGACTGTCTGACTGTGAGCTTCTCTGAGGGGTCTAAGGTGAAGGCAGGTGTG GACGGCAAGATTAGAACCTGCAATATTAAAATCAGGACGCTTGAACGAAAACCTTTCACTGTTTGTCTTGACCAGGACTACCGGAGGATCTTTAAGAACGTTGCAAG catTGAAGTATCGCCATGCTTGGAGCCTGGTTACGTTATGCAGAAAATGCAGAATTCAAGATTCAGTGTGTCTGACCAAGAAGACATCGGACTGACCAAATACATGTCCAAGGTGCTTCCCCTGCCAATCAACACGTTTGCCGGGATCATACAATGA
- the LOC117423135 gene encoding phosphoinositide 3-kinase regulatory subunit 6-like isoform X2 has protein sequence MLRWTLHKKIERNPANNSTLVKIVVKELERAERSDNKLHIIPLLHTLMYAILQAVYIPDDLYKRVYEFCKRLLTLPQPYCTVGLSHAIRVKSERLTPGVLYQRMVLSEQNIKNEQYQYLEKVFVFADPALLSMEMSAALSSEIESASTCRSHMSYMCDVIVHTMQAALGDSCDAPTLECMLKAKGQDTIELCFREVVATVEVCAEEAGGNHSLYTGRLQQLYTTIVSSANPDGQSSSTLFGIPLPNPEISFHLWREDELLWKELAKFTRSAPSSEVLSSDSASFEMPDPVSDLTSSELLRLSILSTDSGIERDLPPSELPAVSEEPSAGRSEQEQGRLFRKGGIKMKPSVSDGMALLQDTLEETGASPPGKLQRRAGSHGLPGGRQQKLYTARIVVLGDDRIVGRLAKAYYSLRKRDARRPFLTQKLNLQIYYIPVTHEEYSFTKENTPTAGSDLCQLAAYLGRVDPWYENNIRSLCQMIPKLAKMKSCSGKSSEANPFLTDVISYYVRMGLQPVYFCIYSVKMAFTCLTKEHVEDVFVTQLQIDIPECMGFSGNCGAMMTISYKKASLSNREVEKGLSLRTSGLVMRAIPTCETEDLDCLTVSFSEGSKVKAGVDGKIRTCNIKIRTLERKPFTVCLDQDYRRIFKNVASIEVSPCLEPGYVMQKMQNSRFSVSDQEDIGLTKYMSKVLPLPINTFAGIIQ, from the exons ATGCTGAGATGGACCTTGCACAAGAAAATTGAAAGGAACCCCGCCAACAACAGCACCTTGGTTAAAATTGTTGTTAAAGAGCTAGAGAGG GCAGAGAGGTCTGATAATAAACTTCACATTATTCCTCTCCTTCACACACTCATGTACGCTATATTACAG GCCGTTTACATTCCAGATGACCTGTACAAGAGGGTTTATGAATTCTGTAAAAGATTACTGACGCTGCCTCAGCCCTACTGCACAGTTGGACTCAGCCATGCAATCCGTGTAAAAAGTGAAAGACTGACCCCAG GTGTTCTGTACCAGAGAATGGTCCTTTctgaacaaaacattaaaaatgaacaataccaGTACCTTGAAAA GGTGTTCGTGTTTGCAGACCCTGCCCTGTTATCAATGGAGATGAGCGCGGCTCTCAGCAGTGAGATCGAGTCAGCCAGCACCTGCAGGAGCCACATGAGCTACATGTGTGATGTCATCGTGCACACCATGCAGGCTGCGCTGGGGGACAGCTGTGACGCCCCGACTCTGGAGTGCATGCTGAAG GCGAAAGGCCAAGACACGATTGAGCTGTGTTTCCGGGAAGTGGTGGCGACTGTGGAGGTGTGTGCAGAGGAAGCTGGAGGAAACCACAGCTTGTACACAGGCAGGCTGCAACAGCTCTACACAACCATCGTCAGCTCTGCAAACCCAG ATGGACAGTCCAGTAGCACACTTTTTGGCATTCCACTCCCCAACCCTGAAATCAGCTTTCACCTTTGGAGAGAGGACGAGCTTTTGT GGAAAGAACTTGCAAAATTCACCAGGTCAGCGCCCTCCAGCGAAGTTCTCTCCAGTGACTCTGCATCGTTTGAGATGCCAGACCCCGTATCGGACCTCACCTCCAGCGAGCTCCTGCGGCTCTCGATCCTGTCGACGGACAGCGGCATCGAGAGAGACCTGCCCCCCAGCGAGCTGCCGGCCGTCAGCGAGGAGCCCTCTGCTGGCCGCAGTGAGCAGGAGCAGGGGAGGCTGTTCAGGAAGGGTGGGATTAAGATGAAGCCCTCGGTGTCGGACGGCATGGCTCTGCTGCAAGACACCCTGGAGGAGACAGGTGCGAGCCCCCCGGGGAAGCTGCAGAGGAGAGCGGGGAGCCATGGGTTACCAGGCGGCAGACAGCAGAAGCTCTACACAGCTCGCATTGTGGTGCTGGGCGACGACAGGATTGTAGGAAGACTTGCAAAGGCCTACTACTCACTAAG GAAAAGAGACGCAAGAAGACCGTTTCTGACGCAAAAACTGAACCTGCAGATTTACTACATACCGGTAACTCACGAAGAGTACTCTTTCACCAAG GAAAATACTCCAACTGCAGGAAGTGATCTGTGTCAGCTGGCTGCGTATCTGGGCAGGGTTGATCCGTGGTATGAAAACAACATCAGAAGTCTCTGCCAAATGATACCCAAGCTGGCAAAAATG AAATCCTGCTCTGGTAAGTCCTCAGAGGCAAACCCTTTCCTCACCGATGTCATCTCCTACTACGTGCGAATGGGGCTGCAGCCTGTCTACTTCTGCATATACTCAGTCAAG ATGGCATTTACCTGCCTGACCAAAGAACACGTAGAGGATGTGTTTGTCACCCAGCTCCAGATTGACATCCCGGAATGTATGGGCTTTTCAG gtaattgTGGAGCAATGATGACGATCTCCTACAAAAAG GCATCTCTAAGCAACAGGGAAGTTGAAAAGGGGCTGTCGTTACGAACTTCTGGGTTGGTTATGAGAGCTATTCCCACCTGCGAAACTGAAG ACCTTGACTGTCTGACTGTGAGCTTCTCTGAGGGGTCTAAGGTGAAGGCAGGTGTG GACGGCAAGATTAGAACCTGCAATATTAAAATCAGGACGCTTGAACGAAAACCTTTCACTGTTTGTCTTGACCAGGACTACCGGAGGATCTTTAAGAACGTTGCAAG catTGAAGTATCGCCATGCTTGGAGCCTGGTTACGTTATGCAGAAAATGCAGAATTCAAGATTCAGTGTGTCTGACCAAGAAGACATCGGACTGACCAAATACATGTCCAAGGTGCTTCCCCTGCCAATCAACACGTTTGCCGGGATCATACAATGA
- the LOC117423278 gene encoding major facilitator superfamily domain-containing protein 6-like protein A has translation MRRNKQWDVNKAMLLSRLFQFLHCAGKACVIPFLTLYLRYLGLTASLTGIIMGTKHFINLAWAPLSGYFAKHYNKRRVVILSSLLCSIGAGLLLLLIPPADKATMTRYCNISAFAGFGLPKTAEDTINYSQLGNTTMTVHAFTTLISPTALSKINTKHIATAGAGQTLNDAILATAAASKHEVTRIAQRQSHRENHKNEEVANPDIPDNSDSKRSVRSRSLKTGSAHGQKGTDVVLEVQHQLFFLVLMAVALWEVLAAPLEWTVDDGLYEYLDFVDATDGYSQHWIWGYLGAACSACGVGLLVSNLDCLLNVHIHRSAVHFYCYAILITLTLLTGTFLPIHVNRKREQTNKVLKALHLISNDSRATLCALTAFIVGAVGSTFENYLFWQMQDKGSSEFYMGASIAIKLFAEILLSFFSSKILKTLGQSGTVALGMLCMAVQCLYYSFLWSPWSVLPIQSLNAFSNGALWWALNAYCEDVSTPGMERSVQRVFQALSLGLGAGIGSLAGGFIASRFSLEVLYRAAAVVLVIWSVAFLLVQSRIPRQKKVNYSQLLAADNSDLSDTETDQERDWLVKAMKDEIENNSW, from the coding sequence ATGAGGAGGAACAAGCAATGGGACGTGAACAAGGCCATGCTTCTGTCCAGGCTCTTTCAGTTCCTACACTGTGCTGGGAAGGCATGTGTCATCCCCTTTCTCACTCTCTATCTCAGATATCTTGGATTGACTGCTTCCCTGACTGGCATCATAATGGGCACTAAGCATTTCATTAACCTGGCCTGGGCTCCGCTAAGCGGTTACTTTGCCAAGCACTACAACAAACGAAGGGTAGTAATACTGAGCTCGCTGCTGTGCTCCATAGGAGCAGGGCTTCTCCTGTTACTCATTCCACCGGCAGACAAGGCAACAATGACCAGGTACTGCAATATCAGTGCATTTGCTGGGTTTGGGTTGCCAAAAACCGCAGAGGACACAATAAACTATAGCCAGTTAGGAAACACTACTATGACTGTACATGCCTTCACAACCCTTATATCCCCTACAGCACTCTctaaaattaatacaaaacacaTTGCAACTGCAGGAGCGGGTCAGACGCTTAATGATGCAATATTAGCCACCGCTGCTGCAAGTAAACATGAAGTTACACGAATTGCTCAGCGACAATCCCATAGGGAAAATCACAAGAATGAAGAAGTGGCTAATCCTGATATCCCAGATAATTCTGATTCAAAAAGGTCAGTCAGGTCAAGATCTTTAAAAACTGGTTCTGCACATGGACAAAAAGGCACAGATGTTGTTTTGGAGGTGCAGCACCAGCTTTTCTTCCTGGTCCTCATGGCTGTAGCTCTGTGGGAGGTCCTAGCCGCCCCTTTGGAATGGACTGTGGATGATGGCCTGTACGAGTACCTGGATTTTGTGGATGCGACTGACGGTTACAGCCAGCATTGGATCTGGGGGTACCTGGGGGCGGCATGCAGTGCCTGTGGCGTGGGTCTTTTGGTAAGCAACCTGGACTGCTTGCTAAATGTCCATATTCACCGGAGCGCAGTCCATTTTTATTGCTACGCTATTCTGATTACCTTAACGCTTCTCACTGGCACCTTCTTGCCAATTCATGTCAACAGGAAACGGGAGCAGACAAACAAAGTTCTTAAAGCCCTGCACCTCATCAGCAATGACAGCAGAGCCACGTTGTGTGCGCTTACTGCCTTTATTGTTGGCGCAGTCGGCTCTACCTTTGAAAATTACCTCTTCTGGCAAATGCAGGACAAAGGCAGTAGCGAGTTCTACATGGGAGCCTCGATAGCAATCAAACTTTTCGCTGAGATTCTGCTCTCCTTCTTCAGCAGCAAGATCCTGAAGACTCTTGGCCAGAGTGGGACCGTAGCACTGGGGATGTTATGCATGGCAGTCCAGTGTCTCTACTACTCCTTCCTCTGGTCTCCATGGTCTGTGTTGCCTATTCAGTCTTTGAATGCGTTTAGCAATGGAGCCCTGTGGTGGGCTCTGAATGCCTATTGTGAAGATGTTTCTACCCCAGGAATGGAGAGATCTGTTCAAAGGGTTTTTCAAGCGCTCTCGCTCGGCCTTGGCGCTGGAATTGGCAGCTTGGCGGGCGGCTTCATTGCCAGCAGGTTCAGCTTGGAGGTGCTTTACAGGGCGGCAGCAGTTGTTTTGGTAATCTGGTCAGTTGCATTCCTGCTAGTACAGTCCAGGATTCCCAGGCAGAAGAAGGTTAACTACTCCCAGCTTTTAGCGGCTGACAACAGTGACCTTAGTGATACGGAGACAGATCAGGAGAGAGACTGGCTGGTTAAAGCCATGAAGGACGAAATAGAGAATAACAGCTGGTAA